DNA from Megachile rotundata isolate GNS110a chromosome 8, iyMegRotu1, whole genome shotgun sequence:
CCACAATGCTCTCCAATAACCATCGGTGTACTCATAAATACTTCAACGGAAAATACCGAAGGGTTACACAGTTTACCACGGACGCGTGTTCGTCGCGTTACATTTCGCACAGATGAAATTTATGAACGCAATGAAAGACGCGTGCACGAAACGCAGAGTTAAAAAGAAACATGCAATGCTCGTTTCCAGGTTAAGAAACGCGTTATTAATTACACCCGCGAAATGTCTGTGTTTAAATGCGAACAGGACCAAGCACGCATGCAACAGGTACAAAATGGTCGGCCGAGGCTACTTTACGGCACACGTAAATTCGGCTTGTCGTCCCGTTAGTTGAACAACTGCTACAGTTAAATATTACTGACAATTACTGGCGCCGGCTTATAGTTCGTGCTCATAAATTTTCGCGAAAATCAATTAACATCTCGCGAGGGAAATTTGCTAAAACGCGATCATTTTTAATCCGTTGTCGGCGTCACGCAATTGGGACGTGTTATATCTCGAATTTGTGTAAGAAACAAAACACTGTTGCAGTACAAAGTTTCATGTGATGTCTATTTTTCGGGCATTTTGTTTTTTTGTGAATGCTTGTGATAATGTTTATTATTCcgccattttttttttgtaaacatGTAAAAAGTATGGTTTCTTTTATTGgtggaagatttagaaattttggaaagcgagatttctgaatttgacagtttgacatttttcagttttttcatCAACAAAGTATATCACTATAAAAagaacataataataaaatatagttgCAAAATATAATGTAGTACGTATAAGCAATAAAGAAATATGAAAGTTCAAAATATGTGATTGATGTAGTATAATTTATGTGCAGGCAACTTTTTTCCGTTAAAATTCACCGGTGTGGGAGCACAAAACGGAAAAGTATACACGAAAGGAGAAGATCGGTACAGGTGGCAATGGAAAATGGTCAGCTGCGCGCTCCAAGACATCGAGAACTGGCTTGTACAAGTATAAATCGGTTGTAGAAACAGTTGCAAAGAAATAACCCGCATATCCTCGTGTTCTTTTGCAATCCCGGTTTCAATCGAGTCGTTAACTTCAACCACGATTTCTAAATACATATACTAACACCTGATTATCTCTGATGCTTAACGGCTCATGATGTTTTTACTTCTTAAGAATGCACCTGGACACGTGTCGCGTTATTTGATCACGGTTAAACTGCGATTAACACAACTTTttgtatattacaaatattcaatttcttacatttgtaagttcaatttaataacttcctgaatttttaaaattgtcacaTTTTCAAGGTCGTTGcttgattttttatatttgcaaattggaatttattgtataatttgtttatgaatttttatttattgtatgattttttaagTGTTCTGAGTTATTTATTTAACCGAAATGAGGGTTTCATTGTTACTCGGTTAATtttgcaacctaacctaaaaatataaccttaaataatattttattattcagaataacattttattatttacataagaataaattataactgtcttgtatttaataaaaattgtagctTAGGCAatgatttatttaactttttattttatttttactgataCCTGCTCTATTATTATGATCAAACATGAAAACATAACCTAATCAATAACACcatcttttaatttcaaattagaaataatcaagcttgttcaaaattaattaaatcacttTGCGAagaattaaatgtttaattatatacataaccaatcaataacaaaataagtttataatattaaaaattagaattagtttacattcaattattaagaaaattatttaattgaatcAGACTTCTATCGATACTCGTCCGATATAAATTACCTAACCTTAAAGCGTAACCTAATCAATATCAACTCGAATTGCATTATAAATTTGCTGTATACCACAGTATTTTACAAGAAGAATTCACATATTACATACACTACGCACTACAactgaatttaaataatttttcttctatTATATCACTTTATTAATTAGTTTCAATAACACAGTAAACAATACAAGTAAACACAGTAATAGTAGCTATACAGTGTTACCACATGACAGCTTTAACTATAACcttaaatgttataaattttggCGCGCAATTCAAACGGCAACTATCATTCcttaattcataaaatattccccatcttatttatatttttcacgtTGATTTTATGTCTATATATTATAATAGAGTTTTTGaatcaatttttaaacgttTGTTATAAATCTTGAGAATGGTTGAGAATACATAAACGTTGCGACATAAATCGTCCGTTTTCTTTGGCCGGTCACATTCGCGTTGTTAAATGTCGTTTCGCGGGATGGAACACGCGCCGTAACGAGTATCGTCGATCGATTCGATTAAAAGTCACGTGGACACGATGCAAGCAACTCGGTAATGCGCATTTAATGACAAATGCGAAGGGGGAacaacgtccctggggaaaatTTTTGCTTTGACGATGCCGGAGCGTCGCTTGTCCCTCGATATCCGTGTAAATCCATTTCGGGATCATCACGCGACGTTGGCGTTAAAATTGAACAGAGTCGATTTCTTTCGCTGTTCGCATGAATTTTATTCTTCACGTTTTTTCCTTACTTTTCCATTTATTGCCTTgtagattatttttatcgtgaTACTTTTTCGAGTCTTCGTGTGTGGTCTGTATTTACAATTTCCACGATTGAACCTCTTGTTAGATTTAAGTTGGTGCGTGTTATATAATCGATTCGAAAATATCGGAAAAACTTGGTAATATAAAAGCATTGGAAAACTTCATTTACTTTGTgctattttgaagtttgaattaAATTGAGATTTAATTTTTTGGAAATGTCTATGATTTGAAatgatttatgtttattttgaaaattattatataaactgTATCTGTTATTTTgaagtgaaatatttatttgtaaaagtgttgcaaaatttgtatttgtaatATAAGTTAACAAAAATGCATCATGTAAACTTAATTGTTGCCTTTTGGATTTGTTCtaataagtttaaaatttattattatttctccaattgtttataatttataatctaataatattgcaaaattaagcACACCTAAATAATATACAAGatctaaataataaaatctaaataataaataagaaattgaagtatttaaataatatatttaaaaaatgttaagaattaaaataacgcattaaaagaatgtaaaaaatgtaaataatgcattaaaaaaaataaagaatttaataCACTAAAATTTAGcgtattacaataatacaataaaaaaattaaaataacgtatcaaatataaaagtatTCATCAAAGGGGTTGAATAATGTATTTATCTAGATTCTACATACATGTCTGGTATAGTATAGTTGTTAGTCATGTTGGGATATTGGCACGAGCCGTGTGCCTCCACCTGCACAACATATGGCAATGGGGCTTCTACGTGCAGAATGATGATCCACGTCGATGATGCCTATATCGTGGAATGCCAGTTGGATTGAACTGCCGGTTAATTTGTTGTTCATCCCCGCGACTGTTTTTCGAGGGTCGAAAACCGAGCTCTATTTCCGTTACTTGACCCTTCTCAAGGGGGTCACGCATCGTTGGTTTTATCTTTTATCTTTCTCTCTTCATTTTCTTCCACACACTGCCTTCTTTCTTactttttatctttttaatttcatttttatttgttttattgtttattaggaatattaaatTTAGGTTTAATTTTTAGTTCAATAGGTTAACTGGTTTAGGCTATAGGTTAGgttttcttgttattttcttaaaatctccaaatttctaaattctacatACTCgacctttccaaatttttaaaagccCATAAACTGTATACGAGTCCTAACATTACtcccataacctaacctaactcccaTATTCCCATAGAAAAAATACTTACATAAAAGTAGAAAGGGTTAACCCCTATTCACTGAGCAACAGCTGTGTATCTCATTAACTATAGGCCTACACATTTCGTCAAAGTTTGACCATCGCAGAAATGATCCCGTTTTTGTCTCGCCGGATAAACGGTCGGCAAAAGAAGAGGCAATGAAACATCGCAGCCGGTTTCCTCGCACGACATAGCACACATTCCACGGTTTCTCGCGAAAAAGGAAGAGAATTCTGGAGCTCGAGCCTTCGGATTTCATGACACCAGGCCAGAAGACAGAGAAAGTCTTACTCCCCGACGTCGATGGTGAGAACGTGGTGACAAATTAAAATGGGCGAGAGAGGCAGGTGGTGCTATCTCGGTGCTTCGTTTAAAGTTATGTATGCCGGGGCCACTTTTCGGTGGTTCGGATCGCAAGAAGAGATATCGCAATTCGTACCGTCGTAAAACACATCTCTCGAAACGCTTCACCTTTTATTAATGAGTGCTACCGGCACAATAATGCTACTCGTCTTTCGTCAACCTTCTCGCATTTCTGTTTCTCCTACGTTGACAGATACTCGAATACACGTGATTCAGTGGTAGAAAATTTGCCCGCCATATTGATCTCGATCGGAAGAAAAATAGACAGACGACTCGATTAGGTGCAGTGATCTCAAGTGGCGGGGAAATTCAAATCTATACAAGGAGAAATTTTCATCTATCAGTTATTTACACATTATTACACATTcacgttaaaaatattaatttaattttacattattctATTGAATTATGCTATTAACTAaagtttaacaaaatatacaagtaAACAAAGTAATATTTTACTACGTAATGTCACATAGTAGTTTTAAATATAACcttaaatgttataaattttggCGCGTAATTTAAACTGTATATATTCATAATGACTATCATTTGAGTCATAAAATGGTATTCTTCATCTTATTTATGCTTTCATTGTGCATTCACGGAATTAAAAAGTCCAAGTACCGGCTTGGGAATACCACAAGTAGCAACGATCACGTACAAATTTATGTCTCAATGGTGGGCGGTTCGCGAGACTTCCGAACCGCTACGTGGAACATGAATCTTCTTTTATTTCATGGGGATCCAATTAATACGCCACATGACGTTTCCGACGAACGGAAATCGGTGAAGGGACTGTCGGGTGGAGAAATGGGGGGGCACACTGCCAGACGTCCGACTCCTGGAGGGGTCCTAAGTTAATTGTTAATCTGTAATTCAGTCTGATCGTTCGGCCACGCTACCGTGGAAACGTCAGTTGGCTCTTGCGATTTTTCGAATCCGTAAAAGCTTTCCAATCTGCTCCTTTTTCCCAGCATTAAGATTATTTGACCAAAAATATATTGCTGGctcaaaattttaatgtactttaatgatttttataaaaacaatgtcgtaattgcaaaattataaattttaagtgaAACGAGTCACTGATATTAGGTATATTTGATTTatgcaatatacagggtgtttcataataAGTGATGTAATTACTGAACGGTGATAGAATAATTTAAGGAAAgtcttttattattactttgcataaaaatttaaaaattaattgaacgttttgaaaaatatatttttcaaattactcatttaaatttaaaaattttcccgCGCTTTTATGCTAGttaaaatattatcaatatgtaatatctcagaaattaaatttatcatagctatttagaaataaaatacacgtgtataattcaaaagaaaaatttattaattttatttctataaatatgtaatttgttaaaattttgattaaGTTCTAATGTTTTGGCGCGTTTTTATAAACTGAAAGTATTATTAACGTAATATCTTGATAATTAAACTTACTacagcaatttaaaaataaaatacaaataaaaaaaatatttatgtacaaataaaaaattcgttaattttattgttatatataatcaatattttcaatttttataaaattgtataacctAAGTGGAAGAAGCACTAGTAAACGGATTAAATAAATTGCTAGAATTTTCTTCTCTACacgttaaaaaataaacttaagcaatatacattaattaaatataaataaaaatttgaaatgaaactTTGTCATAATATAACGTTAGTTCTTAATAAAGGTTAAGAACCTTCATaggttatgatagtatggtatCGACGTTCTATCCCCAAAATCGAATTAATTGCAAACTTAATTGCAAGGTTTACGGAAAGTGAGCAGATACGATCGAGGTGTAACGTGTTTTTTCATTCCTTAAAGGAACAAAGACTTTTGCTAATTTCTCGCTAACAATCTGTCTGCGGGCGCGTGCCATGTGGCAAACACAATTTCACACTTCGATCAGACACGCCCGATTTTCCGAGATCCTAATTGGATGAAACTACAAAGACGAACCTCTTGAACGTTGTCCGATCGTTTAACGACTGTGTATATAACAGCGAAATTCCAACTTGTGAAAAAAAGATACCTTCTGGTGTTcgcaaaagcttgaaaattaaaagaagaaacatGGCGCGTATACCACTTGCAATTTTTATAGTCCCTACAATAtgatatgtacacacatattaCATCTGTATAGTTCTCTTATTATCGCCTCTTTTGTTATtaagataattttaaattacgcTTGGGATCTGTTAGGATCAATGCTACAAgaagaaatatataaacatgaatttttaaagGTTAGAAAAATGTAGTCGAAAATTATTATGatgttaaattgtaattttataaataccttGTGATGTTTAATTGTTTGCATTTAAAATGATGTATGTCTTAACACAGTGTtcactttcattttttataaaatatttaaaattattttcgattaaatattaaaacgttaaatatattaaattgtaattttatgaatacCTTGTGATGTTTAATTGTTTGCATTTAAAATGTGATGTATGTCTTAACACAGTTACTTTTATTCTctataaaatactttaaattattttcaatgaaataataaaatgttaaatattaatttcttttacagaatattttaatgtatcaattaaaaaatatttaccatTAAAGGTTATATCAGCGAGTCAATTAAGAATTGAGTTTGAGGGCCTCATGCGGCGAAACCGAGAAGTTCCAAACAGTTTTGTGCATAATTATCCATATGAAATTGCTTCGTTTTACCCATCAAACAACACAAATATTTGCCATCGGAATATACCTAAACGCACGATGAATTATAATCAAGGTAAGTAACCCGTGAGTATCTGCTTCCTCAAAAGTTCCCATGCACATAACCCACAGCAAATACAGAGCTGCAATATAAAACGTTCAGAGATCCCGTGACAGAATATATGGGGTTAGATATATGGTTTTAGAACCAATATACGGGGCAGATGCTCCGTCATCAGTGATTGCATTTTACACGTGTATCTCTGCGGTTTTCGCTTCCCTCTTTTATGACGTATTCTAATAACGATCATTCTATTATACTGGtactcaatttttataattttggttagaaaaatttctatattctcaatttttgttaaaaaggtTTTTTTGTTTGATAAGTTTGACGGAAACTAACCTAATTGTTACTTATGATTTTTGATTACGTATGATTTCACTTTTAACTGTCACATATGGTTTAGTTTACTGTGAGTGATTTTAGCTGTAGTATTTGATTTCACCATTAACTGATTTAACTTTAAAgtgtattatatataattaattatatgtgATTTAATTCTTAAACTGTAACGTATCATTTAACTCTTAACTATAGGTGatttaatctttaattttaaCGCACGATTTAATCCACAACTACACAAGATTGAACTTCGAATTGAAACTTGCGATTTAACCATTAACTGTACGAGTTTAACCTCTAACTGTAACACGTGATTTAACCATTAACTACAACATACGGAGAATGTTGACTACGTTGACTTTTAACGTACAAGTGACACATATATTCGTTAAAGTGTTGTTTAcaatactaaataataaattaacgaAAATTTAACTGaacttattatatttttgtggtaaataaatttttgcgcaaatactttgataaattttcaaattcatttatctcaaaaactaagctttctatgaaaaaaataaaaataaaaaacttaaaCGGTTGAACCGTGTTgaaccctcgcgttatatcgccgtgacTATTGTTCCCGATAATGAATCTACCGTATTACGTAAAAATCGTATCGGAGATGGATTGTGAGAAGGATCGAGGGTCGATCAACGTCCTCGCGATAGTTGGTGTGTTATACAAGCAGTGTTTCGTTCCACGCGACAGACGGAGGAGCATCGGACCCTCGCAACTGTCCCCCGAGGCTAGCACGCGTCGCCACGTGGCCAGCTaacgaaaaaataaaacagGAACAAGAAAGGTAAAAGCCATCGACGAGGAGCAAACTTATTTCTCCGTGGCGGCCTCGTTTCATGACCACCGCTCTCCTCGCAACAGTTTGATTTCCGATCGACTGTCCTCTTTTATCCGGATTACAACCCTCGCCTCGTTGTGAGTAAACCTTTTTATAAATTGCCAATCGTAGAGCTTTAGTTCTAATC
Protein-coding regions in this window:
- the LOC105662092 gene encoding uncharacterized protein LOC105662092; amino-acid sequence: MNLLLFHGDPINTPHDVSDERKSVKGLSGGEMGGHTARRPTPGGVLKYFNVSIKKYLPLKVISASQLRIEFEGLMRRNREVPNSFVHNYPYEIASFYPSNNTNICHRNIPKRTMNYNQAINTSTNHSIAKTLDVFEAWLSMQSCCLLGSTRHTAGTRAHLGDIAGAVTCRSSSFLVPPAPANYASFTYPKLPGSLLSRDARPRVG